In the Paenibacillus sp. FSL R7-0337 genome, CAGAACAGCAGCGCGGATATGACAACCGCCGAGCGGATGCTGCGTTGACGGGTAACTACCTGACTCCAGATCAACAGAACGCCATCGACACATTGCTCGGTCTGAAACAGCAAGCAGAGTCTCCGACCATCACAAGACAGCAACGGGCAGCACTTAGCAGCCAGGCGGATACGATCCGTAGTCAGCTTCAGGCTTTGGGCCTTGATCCGACAGCGCTTGGTGCGAATGTCAGTGCGGCAGACGCTAGCAAAGCAAGCATAGGTCGTACGCTGGCAGGGCAGCAATTGGATCAACAGGCCTCTCAGCAACAGTGGGAGAATCGGTTTAATTATGGCCAGGCGATCGGACAATTTGCAAATGGCCAGAAGACCCTGCAAGCGGAACAGCTCGCTTATCAGAAGGCGCGTGATGCCATCGCCGATAAGCAATGGCAGGCTAAATTTGATGAAGATGTCCGGCAATACGGCCTGGGATATGGCCTGCAGCAGCTCTCCCAATCCGACGATGCCGCCTACCGGCAGGCTCAGCTGGCACTCTCGCAGGATGACAATGCCCGGCAGTGGGTGCAGCTGGACTATCAACAGTCCCAGCCGGGAGCCGGCCAGAAGTACGTCGGTATGTCAGCTAATCAGGTGTTGGATAACATCAAGGCGCTTTATACGGAACCGGTCATGGTGCAAGATCCGGATTATCCAAACAACCCTAACGCTCTGAAAAAATCAGGAGAGCAGCTGACCAAGGACCCAACCAAGCGCACTGAAATGTTCGAAGCCGTTGTCGATGCAGGACTGAGTGAAGCTGAGACTAAGCAGGTGCTGCTTGGTTTGGGATATACTATGAAGGATATCGAGGCCCGGATTAAACAATACTCGGGAAACTGAGTAGCCCCACGGCCAGCGCTAGTGGGGCTAAATTGAATAGTAATCTTGGCGGGACTCTTAAAGGGAAAGGTGATGTTTTTGCTGCGGCAGGGGCTAAATACGGTATCGATCCTGCACTGCTTGCGGCCATCGCTGTCCATGAGACTGGTAACGGAACGAGTCCTGCATCCAGAAATCGCAATAATGTCGGTGGCATGATGCGGAGAGATGGAAAGGGGCTGCAATCCTTTGATAGCATTGATGCTGGTATAGATGCAATGGCCTCCAACCTGAAGAGACTATACTTCGACCAAGGGTTGAACACCATAGAAAAAATACAGAAGAAGTATGCGCCGAACGGTGCGGCCAATGACCCAACAAACCTTAACCAGCACTGGGTTAGCGGCGTAAGTAAGTATTACAGAATGTTCGGAGGTGGCTGATTTGTCCATGTTTGATGCGGTTAGAAATCGTAAGCGCGGGGAGGATGCAAAGCAACGGGTCCTTGACCGGACCTACTCGCCGGCACCTGTCTCCGCTTCTCCAGCCAATGATATGTTTGCTGCTGTGCGAAACCGTAGTCTCTCCAGTCCTGTGTCTGCTACAGTGGTAGATCCGATCACCTCTAAGGTGCTGCGTGATACGCTGGTTGGCGTAGGTGTCAATGCGGGACAGCCAACAATCGACATGAGCCCGAAACCTCCTGTCCCGCAGTCCGGTATCGACTTCAAAGCGGCTCAAAGCCAGTCACCGCTGACAGGTAAGTTACCTGCTCCTGGGCTACTTCAGACGCCGCAGCAGACGATTCAGTCCACGCTTGCGGATAAGGTGCCAGCTGCTTCTCTGCTCCAGCAAACGGGGCGCGGTCCGGCTAATGCTTCACAGATACCAGAGCTCTCACAATATGAAATCAATAAAAAAGAGATTGAGAGCGCCCCGCCAGTTATTAAGCAGTATGCACAGGCCATGAACTACTTGACGGAAGGCAATCCGCTGGGGATCGCTATCGGCAATGCCTTTAGTGGAAATAGTGAGGCAACTCGGCGTGATAGCTCCGGCAATAAGACCGTGGATAAGATCGCTGATTTGGTTAATGACTTTATTACGCCGATGCTGATCCCCACCGGAGCGCCTGTGGGCATGGGGCCGAATGTGGGCACTTATGAGGTGGCCGGTAAGGCGCTGGCAAACAAGACGGGTCAGGCCGCTGTGAATAAGATTGCCCAGGGCATCGGCAGAATTGCTCCGAAGGTAAGTCCAGGTACTGCTCAAACGATCGCCAGACAGGGTCTGACAGAGACGGTAGCAGGGCCTCTTCAAGGTGTTGCTATGGGACTTGCTAACCAACAAGATAGCAATGAACAGATCGGCATGAACGCTCTATACGGCTTGGCCGGTGGTGCAGCACTGGGCTTTGGTGGAGCGGCTGCGGGCACTGGTCTTCGAAATCTGTTCAAGCGGAACGGGATTCCTGATGCTGAAATCGAGGAGTTACTGGCGCTGCCGGAAGGCCGGGGCACCGTGCGTCAAGCTGCGGCATCTGAACGGTCTAATTTGGCTGCTGGCACAGAACCTGTTATCAATCCATATACCTATGAGCTGCCGGAGGCTTCGGCGCGCACCCGTGCTGCTGCAGACAACGTAACCGACGGGCGTAGCGGCCTGCGGGAGATTGATCAGTCTATTCACTCGCTTCAGACTAGCTATGAGCAAGCTGTCATTGACGAGTATAAACTCTTACGGCAGCAGCTGGATAATCGGGGCGGAGTGCAGCAGGGGGCCTTACAGCGAACGCCGGAGGGGGAGGTAATCGGCCGTACAGGTCGCCAGTCCAATAACCCCCGATGGTATCAAGAATTCTACGCCGCGAATGGCAAGCGCCCAACTATCAAGGATCTTTACACATTAGCCCGTGACCGGGTGGACAATGGATTTGCTGATGAAGCTGGGCGGGTTCCATCTTGGCGAGAACGGACCGGCTATGATGAGCAAATGGCAGGTTATCAACAGGCCAGAGAGACGCTAGCTGGGAGCCTGCTGGACATTGATCCAGCGCTCCAAGTGACAGACTCCCCTTTGATTGGTCAAGATCTGCGGGATTTGCGTCAGACGGGGCCGAAGCAGGCCCGCAGACCTGTGGGCGAGTCTCTTGTCGCTCCGCCATCCGTAGAACCTACATTACCACGTGCTCCAGCTGTAGAGGCGCCGGTGACCGCAAGAGAACAAGCCATTAATGCTAAGCCGTTGTCCGAGCTGACGCAGGATGATATTGATTATCTGCTTGAGGTTTCCAACGGGCGGGAGATACCTATTCCACCTCAAGATCCTACGCCGCTGCCCATCAGTGAGCCGATCCTTCGCCCTGGGCAATTTGATGATAAGTCAGGATTAGGCATCGCGGCCGGCCAACGGATTAAGCCTTACGACTCCCTGAGCACCGAGACTCGCTCGCAGCTGGTCACGCAGCAGCAGCGTGATCCAGCAAGCCTGAAAGGTACGAGCGACCGGGCATATACCGCCCTGGTGGATGATTTACACCCGCTTAACCAGCAGGACAAGATCCTGAATGATCTCATGGAGGAGCCGCTGAAAGCTTCAGAACGGATTCATACACTCGGCTTAGCTTCACGTGGAGCTGATGTTGTCTCCAAGCGGATTATCACGGACGGGCTGGTTGATTCGCAGGGTCAGGTAGTAGGTGAGTCCCTGAAGAGTATCCTTAAGCCGTTGAAGTCTTTAATGAAGAAGAATAAAAGCATCTATGTGGACTTTGAAGACTACCTGCTCAACAAGCACGCCGTTACCCGTGCAGAACGCGGGGAGAAGGTATTCCGGGATGACCTGGCCTGGACGCCTGAATTCGGTGCCCAGAAGGCGGCAGAGTATGAGCAGCAGTTCCCAGAGTTTAAGGAAGCTGCAGATAAGTTCTATGCATTTAATCAGCAGATGGTACAGTCCTGGCTGGTGGATACGGGTATCATTACGCAAGACATGGCTGACGCTTGGCTCAAGGCCAACCCTTACTACGTGCCGAATAAGCGCCAATTTACTCAGCTGGAGAAGACAGGCAAGGGGCCCGGCGGTGGGAAAAAGGGTTTCGGCAATCAATCCAATCCGGTTAAGGGGTACCAGAAGGGTGGCTCACAGCGGAAGATCATCAGCCCGATCGAAGCAACTATCGAGAATGTGGACGCTTATGTGAAGGCTGCCAAGCGGAACCAGGTTATGCAGCAGTATGTGCGCAACATCGAGCAAGCGCCGGAGGCCTTCAAAGATTGGGCGGAAATCGTCAAGCAGCCTGAGAAGCCTTCTGACATCAAGAAGCTACTGCTTTCTGACGTAACCGATGAATCCGGGGCTGTTGTAACTGACGGCATAGATAATCTTCTCAGCCGCTTTTCGGATGATTTCGATGCCGCTATGCAGCGCACCCGGCTGGACAAAGACAACATCATCCGCGCGATGGTTAACGGCGAGCCGGTACATGTAAATATCAAAGACAAGCAGCTACTGTCCGCGCTGACGGCACTCGGGCCGGAGTCGGCCGGCTGGATGCTCAACCTAGTCGGCAAAGTGACCAATAATATGAAGCTGCTGACCACGGGTAGTAACCCGGTGTTCTCCTTAACACGAAACCTGTTCCGGGATATCCCGCAGGCTTACGTTGCATCCACCACCCGGGATAACCCGATTGCCTTTGTTGCTGACCTGGTCAGTGCTGCGGTAGACATCGGGGGAAAGCGAGGAGCCTATAGACAGTTCCTTGATATTGGCGGCGGCCATGCTTCATCCATTGCGGCGGACCGTAACCTGTTGGCACAGAGCAAACGTGCGGCGCTTCCGCAATCTGGTGTTCGTACGAAACTTGCTCGTGCAAAGGAAGGGTATGAGAACCTGCTCAACGCCGTGGAAATCGCCCCACGCCTTGCTGAGTTCAAGCGAAGCTATAATCTGACGGGTGACCTACAGGCGGCGCTTCAGGCCGCGCAGGACATCACGGTTAACTTCAAGCGGAGAGGAGCGCTTTCCCGGGAGATTGATAAGGTATTTCCGTATTTTAATGCAGCCGCGCAAGGATTGGATAAGACGATCCGGACGTATAAGGATAACCCGGCCAAGGCGCTTACAAAGTCAATCCTGGCGATTACAATCCCGACGCTCGCGCTATACGCGCTTAACCACGATGATCCAGCTTACCAGCGACTCAGCCGGCGACAGAAGGATGCTTTCCTGATGATCCCTAAAGGGGACGGCACATTCTTCAAAGTGGCTAAGCCGCAGGAACAGGGAACCATCTTTAGCGATATTCCAGAGCGCTTAATGAAGCTGTTCGCCGAAGAGGACCCGGCAGCCTTCCGGGATTTCGCGGATCGGCTACGGACTACATTTACACCGCCGGGAGTCCAGGGCGCATTGAAGAAAGGTGGAGTCACCGATAAACTGCTCGGGGCTGCTGGTGATACGATCTTTGGTCCTATCGCGGATCTCGCAGCGAATAAGACCTTCAGCGGGGCTCCTATCGTGCCGGGTTATTTAGAGAATCTATCGCCGGAACTTCAGTATGATGCGAAGACAACCACAGTATCCAAGAAGCTCGGCGAGCTGACAGGCACATCACCAAAGCAGCTTGATTACCTGGCCCGACAGTACACAGGGTTCCTTGGGCAGTTTGGGCAGCCCCTGCTCTCTCCTGGGGGAGACGTAGGCAGCGCACTCAACCAGCAGGTTACTGCCGATCCGGTGTTCACAAACGACACCTCTACGGAGTTTTATAATCTGAAGGGTAAGCTTGACCAGGCTAATACAGATAAAGACGTGAAGGATCTACCGGACTGGTACAGCAACGGCCTGCGGAAGCAGATGGACAGGATCAGCAAACGGATGTCCGCTATTCGCAAACAGCAGCGTGAGGTTCAGCAGGATTCGTCCTTAAGCAATAAGGCCAAGCGTGAGGAGCTCCGTAAGCTGCAGCAGTCCATTAACGACATGGCAGAGTACGGGAATGAGTTGGCAAGAAATACAGTTCCTTATTAAATCTTAGGCGCACTCTACGGGGTGCGTCTTTTCTATACCATCAGACGCAGAAGGGGGAAATAACTATGCCAGGAGGCGGGATTATGGGAACAGAGGACAAATTGGTCGAGATCCAGATACAGCTGGCGAGAATTGAGAAGACACTGGAGGTAGTACCGGCACTGACATCCACAGTCGAGTCGGCCCGGGATACTGCCCGGGATGCCGTACAGAGTTCCAAGGCCGCGCATCACCGTTTAGACCGGATCGAGGACGCCCAGCGCTGGCTATGGCGTACCGTCGGCGGGGCCATTATCACCGGTATTATTGGCGTAATAATCGCAGCAATCAAACTCACAGGAGGCTAAACCATGCTCACACTGGATCAAGTAAAAAGTAAATCGGCCACTCGTCTCAAGGGCCTGCACCCGGCCGTGCTTGCCGCGGCGAATGCGTTGATCGAGCGCTCCTATTCTAGGGGCGTACCGATTCTAATTACGCAAGGCCTGAGAACAGTTGCCGAACAGGATGCGCTGTATGCACAGGGACGCACCAAGCCGGGCGGTATTGTCACTAATGCCCGGGGCGGTTTCAGCTATCACAATTACGGACTGGCGGTGGATTTTGCGCTGCTCCTGCCGGACGCCAGCAACGTGTCTTGGGATATGAAGCGCAATGGGAACAAGGACGGTGAAGTTGATTGGCTGGAGGTGGTGCAAGAAGCGAAGGCTTTGGGGTTTGAGTGGGGCGGAGACTGGACGAGCTTCAAGGACTATCCTCACCTGCAGATGAGCTTCGGATTAGGTCTGGCAGAGCTGCGAGCAGGTAAGAGACCGACAGAGACGCAGATCGCGGTCATGCTTGCTAAAATCGAAAGATATACAAGGGAGGCAGCAGCTGTGAATAAGGATGTGAAAGTCGATGTGTATGTAAATGGGGTAAAGGTCGGAGCTGGCATTTTAGATGCCGGAGTGACTTACCTGCCTGTACGAGTAGTGGCAGAGGCATTAGGGGCTACGGTAGGTTGGAACAAGGAGAATCTGCGGGTCGATATTACCAAGGAGGCTAAATAACTATGGAAGTCCTAAACAACGTATTGGCGTTTGCCACTCTGATTTCTGTTTTCGTCCTGGCGCTCGTTCAGCTCGTAAAGAACACCGCTAACGTACCTAAGAACCTGCTACCGTGGATCGGACTGGTCATTGGCCTGCTGACCGGTTGGGCAGCTTATCCGTTTAGTGACCTGGACCTGACGCTGCGGCTGTGGGGCGGTGGATTGGCCGGGCTATCGGCAACGGGGCTGTTTGAGCTGGTTCTGAGCAATCGGCCGGGTGGCACAAAAGAGTAAACCAAAATCCCCGTAGTTCATAATGGCTGGCGGGGATTTTCAAATGGAACTAAATTGTTAAATACTGTATACAATTACCGTTAGTTATTTCGACATATAGTGACAGCGTTTTCCATGAATCAATATTACAATAATCGAACATACCTTCTATGTTAAATTAAAAAGGAGTGGATATTATAGGCGGTTACAACTAAAAAGTTTTATTTTCTATAGCTATGACTATAGAGTCTCCGGGGAGAGCCGACTGGCTCAGGGTGACAACATTAGCTCGTACAAATCCTCCATTTGGCAAGCTAAGACGTGGGCGATTGTTGCCGCAGCATCATAAGACATGGGCTCTCTATCATTAACCCAGTTTGATATCTGTTGCGGCGAATAACCGGTTCTGCGTGACAGCTCAGCTTGCGTCATTTTTGCCTTGGCTAATAGGTATCGTAGTCGGCATCTCCCGCGGGAGAGCTTCACTCGATTGACTCCTCCTGTTTCAAAGGTTGATTTTGAGCGGATTATACCATATTAAGCTTAGGCTACCAACATTCATTGTGTGAGGTTGACTTAGTTCATAAATTAATGCGAACAAATGTTCTGCAATATATGATAGGCATATGCTATAATCCTATTACGGAATTGATATCAACGGAGGTGCCGACAGATGCGAACTATTGATTTAGGGGATCTATCGCAAGCAGCAGGCATAAAGTCAGCCTGTATGCTCATTGTGTGGAAAATGGATCGGGATTTGTACGAGGGGAAGGATTTGGAATACGAGTTGAAAGAGCTACTAATTAATATTGTAGAACTTGAATGCACTCTGTCCAGCGGTGTGGTGGATGAACTGAAATCATAAATTAGGGCAGGTAAAAAGGCCATGATCCCCACGGCCTTTTTTTATTTCCTATAAGTAGCATGCAGGGTTTTTAAGAGTGTAAGTTCGGCTCCATATGGAGTAAAGTAGAAGACACCTTGAAGGGTGTCTTTTTTCATTTTTGCGGTTATTTTGGACTATAAGACAGCCCCCTGGACCTATAATAAAAACAGCGGCCACATGGTTTACTCGCCAATCCGTTACTTTTCGCAGTGTATGGGGCACTGGTAGCTGGGATTTTTGAAGAGGCCGGCAGATATTTCGGGTTCCGCTTACTGCTTAAACATAATCGGAAACGAAGAGATGGCATTGCATACGGACTGGGCGATGGGGGGGGTGAAGCGATATTTATTGCCGGAATGACCTCGATTCAGACGCTCGTATATGCCGTAATGATAAATACGGGCAAGCTTGAGCAGTCACTGGGCGGGAAAGCATCACTCGATGTATTGGCAGATATCAAGAGCAAGCTGCTGAATGCTTCATTTTATGAGGTTCTTCTGGGAGGCTTGGAACGGATACCCGCACTTTTTATTCAAATTGCTCTATCGCTTATTGTCCTGTACGCAGTGCGTGCAAAGAGGAAAATAGTTCTGGTTTATGCCATTTTATTGCATGCTCTTATTGATTTCACTCCGGCTCTCTATCAGGCGTACCCAGGGAAAATCAGCTTGTGGTTTGTGGAGATTCTCCTGCTACTAATCGGAATTGGTGCTTTCTGGCTGATCAGCCGCTCGTGCAAATGGCAAATTTGGTCGGTTGATAATCACTAGATTTTTGGAGCTTGGTTGATTTTTAGATGGAACTAAACTAACGGGCAGTTATCTATAAGACGATTGATTCATTCGGGGGATTGCGGGGATTTCAAAAGTGGAATATTATTTACTTATAATTAACGTATTGGCTTACTAATTAATGATTATATTAATAATATTGGAGTGGATGTATTATGTATCCCCATCATCAGGCTGCCATTGATGCCATCACCAACAAGCTTAAAGCCAGACCCGACGTACAAGGGATTATCATCGGAGGTTCCGTGGCGCATGGCTTTGCGGGCGAAACCTCTGATATCGACATTATGATCGTCCTTTCCGAAGAGGATTACAAGAAAGCTTGTTCCATCCATAATCTTGGGTATTTCGAAACGGAATCCTGTTCTTATGAAGGCGGTTATGTGGACGGAAAAGTTGTATCCGCTTCCTACATCAAGCAAGTGGCCGAATCCGGCAGCGATCCTGCTAAGTTCGCATTCCAGGATGCGTTCGTCACCTATTCCAATATCGAGGGGTTGGAACGGTTGGTCCAAGATGCTCCCCGATATCCGGTGGAGAAAAAGACTGAGAACATGCAGAAGTTCTATGCACAATTCGAAACCTGGAAATGGTATTATTACGAAGGACTGAAACGCAACAATCGTTTATTAATCGACTACTGTTTGACCCACTATGTCTTTTTCGCAGGTCGGTTGATTTTGCTACACAACGAAACACTTTTCCCTTCTTATAAGTGGTTCTTACAGGTTCTAGAGGGGGCCCAAAAGAAGCCTGAGAATTTGTTGACGGACATCCATCGGGTACTGGAAGAACGAACGCCGGAAGCCGTAGAAAATCTGTACAAGAGTATTGTGGAATTTAATAACTGGTATCAGGCAGAGCATCATTGGACGGTTCAGTTCATGATGGATAGCCAGCTGAACTGGATGGACGGACCGGTTCCGGTTCTCGATTTATAAACTGTTCCGCTAACGGGAACGATAGTTCAATAGATGGCTTCATGGTTAGCAGGATGAGGCATTGTTTTGAGGAGGAAACGGCCAGGCTTGTTGAAGAGCATCACGCTCCGCCGAATTGTAGCTCTGCACGTCCACGCCTCGGCTCCATATGGAGTATCAGTGAAAGACACCTTTAGGGGTGTCTTTTTTTATGGATATGGATTAGGAAACTCTCAGATTCTGCATGCCGAGTATGCTTGCACAAACTTTATTTTATTGGTTTAATCTATTTATCCATACAAGGAAGAAGATGGATAAAATACGGTTGATATTTTGAAAATGGTAATGTCACTCCACCAGCTTTTCCCGTAAAATGTGAACGAACCGACTTTTTCGGCCGCTTGCTTTCTTTTTGATCATTCGTAAAGACTATTTCAGTAAGAGATAAAATGGAACTAAACATAAATTCATTGTAACGTTTCTTTGTTTAGCTAGTCTTATATATGTAAGGTGGTGAACCCTTGGACGAATTAGATGAACTAGAGGGAGTCTATGATCAATATTTCCGAGATGTATATATCTTTGTGCTTTCATTAAGCAGAGATGAGCAGATCGCCGAGGAAATTACACAGGAGACTTTTCTTAAAGCGCTGAAGCGAATTGAACAGTTCAGGGGGGACTGCAAAATGAGTGTTTGGCTGTGTCAGATTGCGAAAAATACTTATTTCTCCTATATGGACAAGCAGCGGAGGTACGCTCCGATGGCTGAGCAAGAAGCGGAAGCCGGTATTAACCTGGAGCAAAAACTTATTAATCAGACTGAGGCTCTGTATGTTCATAAGGTTCTGCACGGATTGAAGGAGCCGTATAAGGAGGTTTTTATGCTCAGGTTATTTGGAGAACTTTCTTTCGATCATATTAGCCAGATTTTTGGCCGAACGGAGAGCTGGGCAAGAGTGACCTATCACCGGGCCCGTATGAAGATACAGAATCTGCTAATGGAGGATAAAAGATGAGCCGAATCTCATGTGACATTATTCAAGACCTGCTTCCCCTGTACTATGATGACATATGCAGCGAAGCCAGCAGGGAACTAATGGAAGAACACCTTGCTGGTTGTGCAGATTGCCGCGCTTCTCTGGTACAGGTAAAATCTAACCTGAGTTTGCCCATACAAGAGATGGAAGTGAATAAACTGGAGGGAAACGGGCTGCGCAGTATTAAAAGGATTTGGATCCGTACCCAATCGCTGGCTTATTTGAAAGGAATGCTGGTGACTGCTTCCGTATGTGGAGTCTTGATTCTTGGCTACTTCGGTCTGTTCCGATGGAACTTCATACCGGTGGCATCCGATCACATTACTATTTCTAATATAAGAACCATACCAAGTGGTGAAATTGCCTTTAATATTCAAATCAATGACGGGTATACCTTCAATCGTGTGAAAAATACCGTTAAAGATGACGGGAGTTACTATATAACCCCTGTCCATACTCTACTCAAATCGAAGGATTATGTTGTCTCGAGTCTTGCCAGTGGCGGGGTATACGTCAATCCTGTGAGTGTAAGGGCCTACCAGAAGGCGCATGGAAATGATGTGGAGATTACGGCCATCTATTACGGTGCACCGGATGATCCGATTCTGATTTGGAAGAAAGGAATGGAACTGCCGGCAGCAAACCGATAGTCAGGGCGATTCTAGGGTGACATCAAAATCCGTGGCTACACTCGTAGAAGCTTATGTGCCGTTATCTTCGGACAGGGGTTCGACTGCCTCGGCTCTATATGGAGAAAAGTAGAAGACACCTTATCGGGTGTCTTTTTTCATTTCTGCGGTTATTTTGGATTATAAGACGGAACCTTGGCCCAATAATAAAAAGCGGCAGCCATAGACGAGAAAACAATCTCATGGACTTCCGCTCTTTTTGTCTTACCTATAAGGGTTTATTTCTTTAGCGGTGAAAAAGTGATTTAAATGCCAAGAAACATCGTTGCTTTCATACCCGATTAGTGCCCATCGTATTGACGAGACATTAGCATAGAATCTTGACCTATCGATAAATGTGTTAATGCCTTTATAATAATGACTAATTCTATTAACGATTCTCTCCCCTAATGTATCAAGAATCACACCAACATCATGGGCTGGATCTCCGGTGCCGGAAACACCAAAATCAATTATGCCTACAACTTTGTTGGATGATTTTAGGATGTGGTACGGAGCTAAATCCCCGTGTATCAATACCGGGTCATAATCAAGAAACTTCTTATTGATAAATAGGGGCTCGAAAATATGGTTTATGTGTTCAACGACATAACTCTTCATATGCGGAAATAGTTTTTCCTCGATTCTTGAATATAACTCCAGATAAGAATCCCTTGTACCGTTACCGGGAAAGGCACTTATATCGTATTCTTGTATCTCACCTAGAGGAATAGAATGTAACTGAGATAAAAACCTGCCTATCTGTTCAGCAAACAAATTGAAGTGGTCTACATGTAAGGTCATGAGATTACTTCTAAAAATAGGGTTGCCTTTGATCAAGGAATACTTCGATACCCCTTCATCGATAATTTCTAAGTTTGGTACAGGCATTTCTACATATTGCTTTATGATTTGGATAACTCTAGATTCATTAAGTAAAAGCTCTTTACTAAAATCATTTTTGGCAAACCGAAAGACTTCATTACCGTTAATAATGACAATGTCGTTGTGTAGACCATCTGTCAAATTGGTTTGAATGCTACTGACTTCTATACTGGGGTATTTTTCCTTTATATAATTAATGTAATTGGATAATTTCTCATCCATGAAATATACACATACTCCTCTCATAATGAAGGCAGAAGGGTAACGGTTGCACCGTATTGATATAAGGCTAAGGCGGAAGGTGCTAGTTCAAACTACACATACAGCAATTCTCCTTACATAGATTAATGGATATTATTTCAAGATAGATTATAATTGGAACTGCTGTTATGTCAAAGGACTTCTATCACCAATGTGGTTTCATTGAAGCATTTTTCGAAGAAAAGAGAAACGTTGTCTGAATATGCAGCCCTTGAAAATGCCTATCTTGATGGAATGAGAGAAATACTGAGCGAGGTGGCTGCCAGAAGACATCTTGGAATATGGGGAATGCGATCTAATAATCCTCATATCAGGAAGGCTAATAAAGGAAGCCTTTATAGTTGGATTTTTGGAGGGATACCGTTTTATAAAAGAGCTCCAAAGATCGGGTGGAGGTCTCACTCTGGTTTAGAGCCAGAGTTCTATTGAAGAGATGTCCGTGATAGACTCCTATGAGTACCCTACCAAAGCATTGAAGCGGTATGGTGAATTAACAGGTGTCTTCTGCTTTACTATGGCTGTTTTAAAATTATCGTTTTCCGTCAGGTCAATTACGGGGTTATACAGGTTTCCACTTGCTCGCCGC is a window encoding:
- a CDS encoding helix-turn-helix transcriptional regulator, producing MKLSRGRCRLRYLLAKAKMTQAELSRRTGYSPQQISNWVNDREPMSYDAAATIAHVLACQMEDLYELMLSP
- a CDS encoding nucleotidyltransferase domain-containing protein; protein product: MYPHHQAAIDAITNKLKARPDVQGIIIGGSVAHGFAGETSDIDIMIVLSEEDYKKACSIHNLGYFETESCSYEGGYVDGKVVSASYIKQVAESGSDPAKFAFQDAFVTYSNIEGLERLVQDAPRYPVEKKTENMQKFYAQFETWKWYYYEGLKRNNRLLIDYCLTHYVFFAGRLILLHNETLFPSYKWFLQVLEGAQKKPENLLTDIHRVLEERTPEAVENLYKSIVEFNNWYQAEHHWTVQFMMDSQLNWMDGPVPVLDL
- a CDS encoding holin; translated protein: MEVLNNVLAFATLISVFVLALVQLVKNTANVPKNLLPWIGLVIGLLTGWAAYPFSDLDLTLRLWGGGLAGLSATGLFELVLSNRPGGTKE
- a CDS encoding hemolysin XhlA family protein, giving the protein MGTEDKLVEIQIQLARIEKTLEVVPALTSTVESARDTARDAVQSSKAAHHRLDRIEDAQRWLWRTVGGAIITGIIGVIIAAIKLTGG
- a CDS encoding glucosaminidase domain-containing protein, which codes for MNSNLGGTLKGKGDVFAAAGAKYGIDPALLAAIAVHETGNGTSPASRNRNNVGGMMRRDGKGLQSFDSIDAGIDAMASNLKRLYFDQGLNTIEKIQKKYAPNGAANDPTNLNQHWVSGVSKYYRMFGGG
- a CDS encoding M15 family metallopeptidase, translated to MLTLDQVKSKSATRLKGLHPAVLAAANALIERSYSRGVPILITQGLRTVAEQDALYAQGRTKPGGIVTNARGGFSYHNYGLAVDFALLLPDASNVSWDMKRNGNKDGEVDWLEVVQEAKALGFEWGGDWTSFKDYPHLQMSFGLGLAELRAGKRPTETQIAVMLAKIERYTREAAAVNKDVKVDVYVNGVKVGAGILDAGVTYLPVRVVAEALGATVGWNKENLRVDITKEAK
- a CDS encoding LPD38 domain-containing protein; protein product: MFDAVRNRKRGEDAKQRVLDRTYSPAPVSASPANDMFAAVRNRSLSSPVSATVVDPITSKVLRDTLVGVGVNAGQPTIDMSPKPPVPQSGIDFKAAQSQSPLTGKLPAPGLLQTPQQTIQSTLADKVPAASLLQQTGRGPANASQIPELSQYEINKKEIESAPPVIKQYAQAMNYLTEGNPLGIAIGNAFSGNSEATRRDSSGNKTVDKIADLVNDFITPMLIPTGAPVGMGPNVGTYEVAGKALANKTGQAAVNKIAQGIGRIAPKVSPGTAQTIARQGLTETVAGPLQGVAMGLANQQDSNEQIGMNALYGLAGGAALGFGGAAAGTGLRNLFKRNGIPDAEIEELLALPEGRGTVRQAAASERSNLAAGTEPVINPYTYELPEASARTRAAADNVTDGRSGLREIDQSIHSLQTSYEQAVIDEYKLLRQQLDNRGGVQQGALQRTPEGEVIGRTGRQSNNPRWYQEFYAANGKRPTIKDLYTLARDRVDNGFADEAGRVPSWRERTGYDEQMAGYQQARETLAGSLLDIDPALQVTDSPLIGQDLRDLRQTGPKQARRPVGESLVAPPSVEPTLPRAPAVEAPVTAREQAINAKPLSELTQDDIDYLLEVSNGREIPIPPQDPTPLPISEPILRPGQFDDKSGLGIAAGQRIKPYDSLSTETRSQLVTQQQRDPASLKGTSDRAYTALVDDLHPLNQQDKILNDLMEEPLKASERIHTLGLASRGADVVSKRIITDGLVDSQGQVVGESLKSILKPLKSLMKKNKSIYVDFEDYLLNKHAVTRAERGEKVFRDDLAWTPEFGAQKAAEYEQQFPEFKEAADKFYAFNQQMVQSWLVDTGIITQDMADAWLKANPYYVPNKRQFTQLEKTGKGPGGGKKGFGNQSNPVKGYQKGGSQRKIISPIEATIENVDAYVKAAKRNQVMQQYVRNIEQAPEAFKDWAEIVKQPEKPSDIKKLLLSDVTDESGAVVTDGIDNLLSRFSDDFDAAMQRTRLDKDNIIRAMVNGEPVHVNIKDKQLLSALTALGPESAGWMLNLVGKVTNNMKLLTTGSNPVFSLTRNLFRDIPQAYVASTTRDNPIAFVADLVSAAVDIGGKRGAYRQFLDIGGGHASSIAADRNLLAQSKRAALPQSGVRTKLARAKEGYENLLNAVEIAPRLAEFKRSYNLTGDLQAALQAAQDITVNFKRRGALSREIDKVFPYFNAAAQGLDKTIRTYKDNPAKALTKSILAITIPTLALYALNHDDPAYQRLSRRQKDAFLMIPKGDGTFFKVAKPQEQGTIFSDIPERLMKLFAEEDPAAFRDFADRLRTTFTPPGVQGALKKGGVTDKLLGAAGDTIFGPIADLAANKTFSGAPIVPGYLENLSPELQYDAKTTTVSKKLGELTGTSPKQLDYLARQYTGFLGQFGQPLLSPGGDVGSALNQQVTADPVFTNDTSTEFYNLKGKLDQANTDKDVKDLPDWYSNGLRKQMDRISKRMSAIRKQQREVQQDSSLSNKAKREELRKLQQSINDMAEYGNELARNTVPY